The window TGGTGTTATACTGTTGGGTCTGATATTTGGCTTTTTTCTTAGGGCTGATGCTGCCTTTAGTTTCTGGTAAGGTGAAGGATTTATTAAGTATTCAATTTATGATTTGTGCTGTTTcgttttattcatttatttttctttgctgtgaTTTTTGAGGATTTGTTGTTAAGGCCAAATGAAAATCTGTGAAGTGTGTTTGTGGTAACAGACTGTGAAGTACTGTGAAATTCAGGTGTGCATAAAATTGTCATGCTGAATGTTGCTACCGGTCGGTGGATTAGGAATGAATTCCACTATGGATGATATGAACTTGATTCAGCAGGCACAAAGGCACCACCTGGTTGTGAGAGAGCTTGGAGAGGAGATTGATCTGGAAATTGGACCAGGGGATGATGACCCATCATTTGCCAATACTCCTCTCATGGGTGGCCCTCGTGAACCAACTGCTGACGAGCATGATGATACCAAGCAGATGGCAATGGTTTCTCAACTCCCCAATGATGATCAAGACATGTCAAAGACGCAACCAgcaaagaggaagaaaaaagtGGTGAAAAGGTGGAGGGAGGAATGGGCTGATACCTACAAGTGGGCTTATGTTGATGTGAAAGAAGGAACACCAAGGATATTCTGCTCCATTTGCAGAGAGTATGGTAGGAAGCATAGAAGGAATCCTTATGGGAATGAGGGTAGTCGGAACATGCAGATGAGTGCACTTGAAGAACACAACAACAGTTTACTTCACAAAGAGGCTCTTCGACTTCAGATGGCATCcaaggataaaattattgttgACAAACCTATTTATGTAAAAGGTCTGCCATCCCATTCCGATATATCTTGTGGGCTTGTGTGGAAACTGAAAGCATTCACCATTGGTCtttggaaattattaatttctatttcATTAAGAGTTGCTCTAATATTGCTTTCTGCTTTTACAAAAGTTGAAGTTTGTTTGAGTTCAAATATGTTGATAAgacttttagagaaaataagtgGTTTGATGAATAGTCTGCAGGGGATAGTGGACTTTGCTGGCTTTTGgtatatgaaatataataacTTTGCTACTTGAAAAGGAATTGGTTTTGTGTCTTATTATTTACTAAAtgttttctcctttctttaataataattactttTGCAACAAAAAGTAATCAATAGACTGAAACTAGAGCATTCTTAATATTGTGCCTGCAAGATAAAGTTTGTGTACACCAAAATGAACAGTTTGAGGCTCTTTTGGCTCATTCTCCATCTTCTGCCAATTCATATTTGAAACATCAAGCTAGTTACatccatatttattttcaaatttgcatTAACATCTCATATCCTCACTACACTACGacacaattataaatttttatgccACAGTCTTCTTTAAGACAGTCTGACATTTTTTACAACCTAATGAAGCTCTTATGTCAAAAACGGCTGGATCAATTGTCGAAGCTGCATTGAAAAGGGATCCTCATGAGGTCGAGTTCATACAATCTGTGCAAGAAGCTGTCCATGCTTTAGAAAGAGTGATTGCAAAAAATTCCCAGTGAGTTCCATTGATATGAAGTTTTGCATGTTGTATTATCTTATCCAGAAGAGAGGAGTCTATGGTTGAGCATATCACTGATCTCTTTATTttccataatttattttcagttaCGTCAATATCATGGAGCGGCTGTTAGAGCCAGAGCGCATGATTGTTTTCCGAGTTCCATGGGTGGATGACAGGGGTGAGACTCATGTTAGTCGAGGCTTTCGGGTACAATTTAACCAGGCATTGGGTCCATGCAGGGGTGGTATCCGCTTTCATCCTTCAGTGAACTTAAGCATTGCCAAATTTCTTGGTTTTGAGCAGGTTCTGTCTGAAGTCCAGTGTTAATGTTCCTTGACTGCTTGATAGTTCTGTGTCCCAACTTTATGCCTTAACTTTATAGTTCTTTATCTCTATCCTTCTCGGATGACATGCAATGTCAGTTGAAGTGGTTTATGAAAGCTCCCCTTTTTTATAACAGGCCAGCTCCTGAACCAGTACTGCCTGAAGATGAATAGAtacataaattatcattaagcTAATTTCATAGATGTTAGCAAACACAAAATAGCTTTCATAGTTtataatatcattgaaaatggtTGAAGTGCTTCAACTGCTATACAGTATCATAGTTTCTTCCTTTTACAGACGTTAAAGAATGCTTTATCACCATACAAACTTGGAGGGGCAGCAGGTGGAAGTGATTTTGATCCTAAAGGAAAAAGTGATAATGAGGTAAGATCTTTGTTCTATATTAGATGGTATTTCAGTAAGCTCCTTCTTAGAAATTCTGAAAGTTTTTCTTACAGTTCTTTGTGAAATCCACGCTGGCAGATCATGCGCTTTTGCCAAAGTTTCATGAATGAGATCTATAGATATCTGGGTCCCGACAAGGTAACTTACAGATCtccatttctttttccttaatcTTTTTGAAGTCTCTGAGTTTTGTGTGATTTTAGGACCTTCCATCAGAAGAGATGGGTGTTGGCACTCGAGAGATGGGGTATCTCTTTGGGCAATATAGACGTCTTGCTGGTCATTTTCAGGTACTTAAAAACACTTGAAAGAGGCTGTTTAACATGTGAGATTTGTCTTGTAATTTTCTTCTTGTATGCTCTTTATTGTCTGTTttttccattattattattgttggcatcattattttttaattatgagtGGTTTTTTGCATTGTTTTCAGTCTATGAACGCTTTCATAAGTTTAAGACTTCACGTGGCTCCATGTGTATGCTTTATGCAGGGAAGTTTTACAGGGCCAAGGATATTTTGGTCTGGTTCTAGCCTTCGAACTGAAGCAACTGGCTATGGTCTGGTAATTAATAGTTCATTTCAACTCTTTATTTCCATTTTGTTGTTGGTGGGTGCATGGGAACTACAGTGAAGAAATGTGAGAGTGCATGCATTTGTTTTCTGACTCTGCCATCATGGgcaattgattttttaattttttaccctTGTTTTAAACATCTTGCAATTTAACAAGGCCTATTCTTTGTAGGTTTTCTTTGCCCAGCTTATTCTTGCAGACATGAATAAGGAGCTCAAGGGACTGAGGTTCCTCTCTGAACTTCCTATTATTACATTTTATGCATACTAGGATTGATAACTCATGACCTTAATGTAGGGTTATTTTACCATATTGACCATAAGACTGTGATACGATTaggaaataattgaaattataattaaagattatgataGGATTGGAAATAATGGAATTTGAACTATGATAAAGATTGAATTAGGATATGGGGGAATAAAAGGGGCAGCATAAGGAGGAACCAgggggagaagaaaaatatggtGTTTTAGGCAGCTTAGGCTGTGAGCAGCCTTTGAGGGCTGATTGGGAGGTCTCTGCCGTCTCGAATGATTGGAAATAGGAGGTCTCAGCTCCTTGAATTGCCAGTTTATCTATTGTAAACCACCTTTATCAACAAAAAGCTTTTctattctctttattttttgtgtttttgctaCTATTTGGTGGAATAATTGGCTAGGATCCTATCAGACTGCAATTTGACTTCGATATTTATTTGATGGTTTCTTGACCTGCATTTAAGATATAGTTTTTTCTTGTTCATA of the Mangifera indica cultivar Alphonso unplaced genomic scaffold, CATAS_Mindica_2.1 Un_0016, whole genome shotgun sequence genome contains:
- the LOC123205828 gene encoding NADP-specific glutamate dehydrogenase-like, which gives rise to MLLPVGGLGMNSTMDDMNLIQQAQRHHLVVRELGEEIDLEIGPGDDDPSFANTPLMGGPREPTADEHDDTKQMAMVSQLPNDDQDMSKTQPAKRKKKVVKRWREEWADTYKWAYVDVKEGTPRIFCSICREYGRKHRRNPYGNEGSRNMQMSALEEHNNSLLHKEALRLQMASKDKIIVDKPIYVKALMSKTAGSIVEAALKRDPHEVEFIQSVQEAVHALERVIAKNSHYVNIMERLLEPERMIVFRVPWVDDRGETHVSRGFRVQFNQALGPCRGGIRFHPSVNLSIAKFLGFEQTLKNALSPYKLGGAAGGSDFDPKGKSDNEIMRFCQSFMNEIYRYLGPDKDLPSEEMGVGTREMGYLFGQYRRLAGHFQGSFTGPRIFWSGSSLRTEATGYGLVFFAQLILADMNKELKGLRCGVSGSGKIAMHVLEKLVAYGAVPITVSDSKGYLVDEDGFDYMKITFLRDIKAQQRSLRDYSKTYARSKYYDEAKPWSERCDVAFPCASQNEIDQSDAINLVNSGCRILVEGSNMPCTPEAVDVLRKANVLTAPAMAAGAGGVVAGELELNHECNLMHWSPEDFESKLQEAMKQTYQRALKAATDFGYQKENPEALVHGAVISAFLTIAQAMTDQGCV